The Armatimonadota bacterium genome has a window encoding:
- a CDS encoding MFS transporter: MPRSLLLALMWLAAFNCRAPLVAAGPLLPLVLRDLHLSATAAAGLTALPLLLMAALSVPAGLLNDRVGPVPVLLFAQLGIAVAGGLRGLLTAPVVLLGLSAVLGVGISLSQPALARLARAVPGGSAGATSVYATGMLAGALAAVSASATVLLVVLHTWQAVFLFWGALGLVPALGWAVLTRNGLPGAQLSAANRRAGPGWVVSGLWPVAAAFSAQALVFYGLVTWLPEYYVSQGWSVGRASLPISALSLCSIPAALLTPRLVRGARGYRRGLVAAGTVTTVGVLGVLGPAAGGILWGSLIGIGTSLAFTLCLAAAAELAPVDRVGAATGAVLTAGQLAAVAGPLVLGMLRDTTGGFTAGWVGLVAVSLGLGAAGLVTPARPAPAAPSPASGEAPAW; encoded by the coding sequence ATGCCGAGGAGCCTCCTCCTCGCCCTGATGTGGCTCGCCGCCTTCAACTGCCGGGCTCCGCTGGTCGCAGCGGGTCCGCTCCTCCCGCTGGTCCTCCGCGATCTGCACCTCTCGGCCACGGCGGCGGCCGGCCTCACGGCGCTGCCCCTGCTGCTTATGGCCGCGCTCTCCGTCCCTGCCGGCCTGCTCAATGACCGGGTCGGGCCGGTGCCGGTCCTCCTCTTCGCGCAACTGGGGATCGCCGTGGCCGGCGGCCTGCGCGGGCTGCTCACCGCTCCCGTCGTCCTGCTGGGCCTCTCCGCGGTCCTCGGCGTGGGGATCAGCCTGAGCCAGCCCGCGCTGGCCCGCCTCGCCAGAGCCGTTCCCGGCGGGAGCGCCGGGGCCACCTCCGTCTACGCCACCGGCATGCTCGCAGGAGCGCTGGCCGCCGTCAGTGCCTCGGCCACTGTGCTCCTCGTCGTCCTCCACACGTGGCAGGCGGTCTTCCTCTTCTGGGGGGCGCTGGGACTGGTCCCAGCGCTGGGATGGGCGGTGCTGACACGGAACGGTCTGCCCGGCGCACAGCTGTCCGCGGCGAACCGACGGGCCGGCCCGGGGTGGGTGGTGTCGGGGCTGTGGCCGGTCGCGGCGGCGTTTAGCGCGCAGGCCCTGGTCTTCTACGGGCTCGTCACCTGGCTCCCCGAGTACTACGTCTCCCAGGGATGGAGTGTGGGCCGGGCATCGCTGCCGATCAGCGCGCTGTCGCTCTGCTCGATCCCGGCGGCGCTCCTGACGCCCCGGCTGGTGCGCGGTGCCCGCGGGTACCGTCGGGGTCTGGTGGCGGCGGGCACGGTGACCACTGTGGGGGTGCTGGGCGTGCTCGGACCGGCAGCCGGGGGCATCCTGTGGGGGAGCCTGATCGGGATCGGGACGAGCCTGGCCTTCACCCTGTGCCTGGCGGCAGCGGCGGAGCTGGCGCCGGTGGACCGCGTCGGAGCGGCGACCGGAGCCGTCCTCACGGCGGGACAGCTCGCCGCCGTGGCGGGGCCGCTGGTGCTCGGGATGCTGCGCGACACCACAGGAGGGTTCACCGCGGGGTGGGTAGGGTTGGTGGCCGTCAGCCTGGGGCTGGGCGCAGCCGGTCTGGTCACCCCCGCACGCCCGGCTCCCGCCGCCCCATCGCCCGCCTCGGGGGAAGCGCCCGCCTGGTGA
- a CDS encoding CoA-binding protein → MAIDRVRQALRTHGIEPEVLEFPAGTRTAEEAARAVDTTPAQIVKSLVFLADGRPVLALVSGANRVDLQKLARAVGARTVTKADAETVREATGFAIGGVPPVGHRQPLPVVMDRDLLPHPVVYAAAGTPQAVFPIAPGRLCDLTGAAVVDLREDRGGGRTVLEFEALRRLLREVQTVAVVGLSADEDAESYGVAAYLQQAGYRIIPVNPRYAGQEILGERVYASLREVPVPVDIVDVFRRSDGVPPIAEDALALSPRPKLFWMQVGIEHPEAARRLEAAGIPVVQNVCLRATHRLLALG, encoded by the coding sequence ATGGCCATCGATCGGGTGCGGCAGGCGCTGCGCACCCACGGCATCGAGCCAGAGGTGCTGGAGTTCCCGGCGGGCACGCGCACCGCCGAAGAGGCCGCGCGGGCCGTCGACACGACCCCGGCGCAGATCGTGAAGTCGCTGGTGTTCCTGGCCGATGGGCGTCCCGTCCTGGCGCTCGTCTCAGGGGCCAATCGGGTGGACCTCCAGAAGCTGGCCCGGGCGGTCGGGGCGAGGACCGTGACCAAGGCAGACGCCGAGACCGTGCGCGAGGCCACGGGCTTCGCCATCGGGGGCGTCCCGCCGGTGGGGCACCGGCAGCCGTTGCCGGTGGTGATGGACCGCGACCTGCTGCCGCATCCGGTCGTCTACGCGGCGGCGGGCACGCCGCAGGCGGTCTTCCCGATCGCGCCCGGCCGGCTGTGCGACCTGACCGGGGCGGCCGTCGTCGACCTGCGGGAGGACCGCGGAGGAGGCCGGACGGTGCTGGAGTTCGAGGCGCTGCGCAGGCTGTTGCGCGAGGTGCAAACGGTGGCGGTCGTCGGCCTCTCGGCCGACGAGGACGCCGAGAGCTACGGGGTGGCCGCCTACCTGCAGCAGGCGGGGTACCGCATCATCCCGGTGAACCCGCGCTACGCCGGGCAGGAGATCCTCGGTGAGCGGGTCTACGCCTCGCTGCGCGAGGTCCCCGTGCCGGTGGACATCGTAGACGTCTTCCGCCGGTCCGACGGGGTGCCACCCATTGCCGAGGACGCGCTGGCCCTCTCACCCCGCCCGAAGCTCTTCTGGATGCAGGTGGGCATCGAGCACCCCGAGGCGGCGCGCCGACTGGAGGCGGCCGGCATCCCCGTCGTCCAGAACGTCT
- a CDS encoding DUF3179 domain-containing (seleno)protein — MHRVLPRDAILPIYDPTFLPASQARLRDDELVLGVAWGGGAKAYPIAVLNTREMVNDELRGVPILVTWUPLCYTGLVHDRRIQGKAMVFGNQGWLYMRAMTWWDHGTRSIWSQPIGQALVGPLRGTMLAVLPSALVPWGTWRAEHPDTLVLAERAGLFAFPERPRDDFVVGIALGGHSKAYRYIDAVRLRVINDRVGPFPVLVVADRRVRRVQTFSRATTRGTLTFALRGEHLVDRETETVWDPVRGLAREGPLRGEALRVIPHSSAFDWAWLDFYPNSQIYVPPPGSGGSH; from the coding sequence ATGCATCGGGTGCTGCCCCGCGACGCCATCCTCCCCATCTACGACCCGACATTCCTGCCGGCGTCTCAGGCCCGGCTGCGCGATGACGAGCTGGTCCTCGGAGTGGCCTGGGGCGGAGGGGCCAAAGCCTACCCCATCGCCGTGCTCAACACCCGGGAGATGGTGAACGACGAGCTCCGGGGGGTTCCTATCCTGGTCACCTGGTGACCACTTTGTTACACCGGTCTCGTGCATGACCGGCGGATCCAGGGCAAGGCGATGGTCTTCGGCAACCAGGGGTGGCTCTACATGCGGGCCATGACCTGGTGGGACCACGGGACACGTTCCATCTGGTCGCAGCCGATCGGCCAGGCCCTCGTCGGCCCGCTCCGGGGGACAATGCTAGCGGTCCTACCCTCGGCCCTGGTACCCTGGGGCACCTGGCGCGCCGAGCACCCCGACACCCTGGTCCTGGCCGAGCGTGCAGGCCTGTTCGCCTTTCCGGAGCGCCCCCGGGATGACTTCGTGGTCGGCATCGCCCTCGGCGGGCACAGCAAGGCCTACCGGTACATCGATGCCGTCCGGCTGCGGGTGATCAACGATCGGGTAGGCCCCTTTCCCGTTCTGGTGGTTGCAGATCGCCGGGTCCGGCGCGTCCAGACGTTCTCACGGGCGACCACCAGGGGCACCCTGACCTTTGCCTTGCGGGGCGAGCACCTGGTGGATCGGGAGACGGAGACCGTCTGGGACCCGGTCCGCGGCTTGGCTCGGGAGGGCCCGCTGCGCGGGGAGGCGCTGCGTGTCATCCCGCACAGCTCCGCTTTCGATTGGGCCTGGCTCGACTTCTACCCCAACAGCCAGATCTACGTTCCTCCCCCGGGCTCGGGGGGATCCCACTAG
- a CDS encoding twin-arginine translocation signal domain-containing protein: MTMIDRRAFLKQAGLGSLALGALPALVDAFAQPALAQSQRAFVFLAVSAAGTGAGQHLIAMGGRGVFDPARGPSSPVEGGGSFFHFQPAATPPFPLVGSETWKARLLVSFRELGTYGGAAAGVGQFVVDIQRLRPSAAVFRGAVLTIYCNLGPAGLQTGEVEGYTLSIPGTDFAAGGTPGPFRQIPPMGVGLTVFQLPEAFV, translated from the coding sequence ATGACGATGATCGACCGGAGGGCATTCCTGAAGCAGGCCGGCCTGGGCTCACTGGCCCTGGGGGCCCTGCCGGCGCTGGTGGACGCCTTCGCCCAGCCCGCACTGGCGCAGAGCCAGCGGGCCTTCGTCTTCCTGGCCGTCAGCGCCGCGGGCACCGGCGCGGGACAGCACCTGATCGCGATGGGAGGCCGCGGCGTGTTCGATCCGGCGAGGGGGCCTTCCTCGCCGGTGGAGGGCGGCGGGAGTTTCTTCCACTTCCAGCCCGCCGCCACTCCTCCGTTCCCCCTGGTGGGGTCGGAGACGTGGAAGGCCAGGTTGCTCGTGAGCTTCCGGGAGCTCGGGACCTACGGCGGGGCAGCCGCCGGCGTCGGCCAGTTCGTCGTCGACATCCAGCGGCTCCGCCCGTCGGCAGCTGTCTTCCGCGGCGCCGTCCTGACCATCTACTGCAACCTTGGACCCGCGGGGCTCCAGACCGGCGAGGTGGAAGGCTACACCCTCAGCATCCCCGGCACGGACTTCGCGGCCGGCGGGACTCCCGGGCCGTTCCGCCAGATCCCGCCGATGGGGGTAGGTCTGACGGTCTTCCAGTTGCCGGAGGCGTTCGTGTAG
- a CDS encoding Crp/Fnr family transcriptional regulator: MTGIGYLGVEGCPSGPLQGGWAIPPLKDKAWYLRGAFVFRDLPEAEMRRLAERASMRTYARGRVILQPGEQSAMVFLIKEGRVKLSTTSPEGREQILALLEPGDLFGERALLGERHPLQAEAFEDTVVCGVPKEDLEQLLRSNSEIALRLIRVLAERLRLAEEEIENLVFRDVPGRLAAVLLRLGEEYGVREDSLIRLTLRLTHQDLANMVGATRETVTTILSRFRGERLIDVDRRQIVIRDPEGLRRLMRRGEPVRDPPAARGQWPGAAGARPSGA, encoded by the coding sequence GTGACCGGTATCGGTTATCTTGGAGTCGAGGGGTGTCCCAGCGGACCCCTGCAGGGGGGATGGGCCATACCGCCGCTCAAAGACAAGGCCTGGTACCTGCGCGGGGCCTTCGTCTTCCGCGACCTCCCCGAGGCCGAGATGCGCCGGCTGGCCGAGCGCGCGTCGATGCGCACCTACGCCCGCGGGCGGGTCATCCTCCAGCCGGGCGAGCAATCGGCGATGGTCTTCCTCATCAAGGAGGGACGGGTGAAGCTCTCCACGACGTCCCCGGAGGGACGGGAGCAGATCCTGGCCCTGCTCGAGCCCGGGGACCTGTTTGGGGAGCGGGCGCTGCTCGGTGAACGGCATCCCCTGCAGGCCGAGGCCTTCGAGGACACGGTGGTCTGCGGGGTGCCCAAGGAGGACCTGGAGCAGCTCCTGCGCAGCAACTCCGAGATCGCCCTGCGGTTGATCCGCGTCCTGGCGGAGCGCCTGCGCCTGGCCGAGGAGGAGATCGAGAACCTGGTCTTCCGGGACGTCCCCGGGCGCCTGGCGGCGGTCCTGCTGCGACTGGGCGAGGAATACGGCGTGCGCGAAGACAGCCTGATCCGCCTGACGCTCCGGCTCACGCACCAGGACCTGGCGAACATGGTAGGGGCCACCCGGGAGACCGTGACCACCATCCTCAGCCGGTTCAGGGGCGAGCGGCTGATCGACGTCGACCGCCGTCAGATCGTGATCCGCGACCCCGAGGGCCTGCGGCGGCTCATGCGCCGCGGCGAACCTGTACGCGACCCGCCGGCGGCGCGTGGGCAGTGGCCGGGTGCAGCCGGGGCCCGTCCGAGCGGCGCGTGA